The DNA window CAACTCCTCGATGCTCTTGTGGTCGAGGCTGACATTGAGCAGCACGCCGATGGTCGGCCGGTAGAGCGCGATCGAACCGTCGCTTTCATCGACCTCGCTCACGAACAGGCCCGATGAGCCGACACGCGCGCTGGCGAAAGGATTGTCGGCCTGGGCAAAGTTTTTCATCACCGCCCCGTTCATGACGGTCGGATCGTGGCGGCCTTCGTGGAGGATCCAGGCGATCATCCCGGTGACGGTCGACTTGCCGCTCGTGCCGCCGACCGCGATCGAATAATCCGCTTCGTTGAACAGCGCGGAAAGCAGCTCGGCCCGGCTCATTCGCTCGCAGCCCAGTTCCTTCGCCCGCGCGACCTCCGGGACCGTGTCCTCGATCGCGGCTGAGGCGATCAGGATCTGATCGCGCGAGGTGATGCCGCTGCCGTCCTGCGGGAAGAGATCGAAGCCGTGGCTCTCCAGCCAGGCGAATTTTTCGGGGGTTCGGCCCTGGTCGCGGCTGCGGTCGGAGCCTGCGACCGGGTGCCCCCGGCCATGCGCGATCTGGGCGAGCGGGAGCATCCCCGATCCGCCGATCCCGCAGAAGAACAGGGGGCGCTCCGCGAGCGACCCCGACCCGACGCTCTCAACCTCGACCCCGTCAACCATGGTCTTCATGGTTATGGACTTGCAGAGCCCAAGACAAGCGGCATAGGGTCGTGCGCGTGACGAATATCGCGATCTGCGCCCCGGCGACCCCGATAACCCGCGACCATGCGCGCGCGCTGAAGGAACTCGTCGCCGCCGAGTTCCCGCAGCATCGGGTCCATTTCCACGAACAGTGCTTCATGCAGGCGGGTCATTTCGCGGGCGATGATCTGGCGCGCCTCACCGCCTTCGTCGAATGCGCCAACGATCCCGACTTCGACGTCGTCTGGTTCGCGAAGGGCGGATACGGGTCCAATCGCATCGCCGAAGCCGCCATGGTGCGCATGAACGCCGCCGCGCGGGCCAAGACTTTTGTCGGCTTTTCGGATTGCGGATACCTGCTCGCCGCGCTGTACAAGGCGGGCGTGGGACAATGCGTCCACGGCTCGATGCCGGTGAGTGCAAGGTCGGAACGTGGGCGCGAGGCGGTGCGCCGGGTGATGCGCTGGATCGGCGGCGATACGAGCGGGGTGGAACCCAGCCTCGACGGGACGACGCCCGCGGTCGCCTTCAATCTCATCACTCTTGCCATGGTCGCGGGCACGCCGATGATGCCGGACCTTTCGGGCCATGTCGTCATGGTCGAGGAAGTGAGCGAGCATCTCTATGCGGTCGACCGGCTGTTCTTCCACCTGGCCGGGACCCTGCCGCGCATTGCCGGCCTGAGGCTCGGCGCGATTACCGACGTTCCGGAGAACTATGTCGAATTCGGGCAGAGCCCCGAAGAGATCGCGCGCTATTGGTGCGACCGCGCCGGCATCCGCTATCTCGGCCGGGCCGAAATCGGCCATACGCCTGCCAACAGGGTCGTACCCTTCGGGCTTGCCAGCCCGCCCAGCGGCTCCTAACCCGCGCGGAATTTTCGGAAGCAGGCCGCGCGCCGCCGAGCTCCTATGTCCCGCTCTCGCTTATCCGGGCGGACCGCCCCCAAGCAGCGAAGCGCCGGGGCGGGGACGGCTTCGGGGACGCTGGCGGTGCGGCGAGACAAGGAACAGAAATGCGCGCATTCGTTTTTCCCGGGCAGGGCAGTCAGAAGGTCGGCATGGGCAAGGACCTAGCCGAAGCATCCCCCGCCGCGAGGGAGGTGTTCGAGGAAGTCAACGAGGCGCTTCTCCAGAACCTTTCCGGCATGATGGCCGAAGGGCCCGAGGACGAGTTGACCCTGACCCAGAATGCCCAGCCCGCGATCATGGCCAATTCGATCGCGGTGCTGCGCGTGCTGGAGCGCGAATTCGGGGTGAGGATCGCGGACCATGCGTCCTGCGTCGCGGGCCATTCGCTCGGCGAATATTCGGCGCTGTGCGCGGTCGGCGCGTTCGACCTTGCCACCACGGCGCGGCTCCTGAAGCTGCGCGGGCGTTCGATGCAGGCGGCGGTCCCGGTGGGCGAGGGCACGATGGCGGCGCTGCTTGGGGCGGACATCGAAAGCGCAAGGGCGCTTGCCGAAGCCGCCGCGGGCGAGGGCGAGGTGTGCGAGATCGCCAATGACAACGACCCGACGCAGGTCGTCATCTCCGGTCACCGCGCGGCGATCGAACGGGCGGTCGGCATGGTCAAGGAGCATGGGATCAAGCGCGGCATTCTGCTGCCGGTTTCCGCGCCCTTTCATTGTTCGCTGATGCAGCCCGCCGCCGATCGCATGGCGGACGCGCTGTCCCACACGCCGCCCGCCGCGATGGCGCTGCCGGTCTATGCCAATGTCACCGCAGGCAGGGTCGAGGATTCGGAAGAGGAACGCGCGCTGCTGGTCGAGCAGGTCACGGGCCGCGTGCGCTGGCGCGAAAGCGTGATGGCGATGCGCGAGGACGGGGTGGAGAGCTTCGTCGAACTGGGCGGCAAGGTGCTTGTCCCGATGATCGGCCGGATCGACAAGGAGGCGGAGACGGTGAGCCTCATCTCCATGGAAGATTGCGAGAATTTCGCCAAGTCGCTCGGCTGACCGACCGGCGCGCGGTTGACCCTGCGGCCTGCCGGGCGCACAGGGACAGCCGAAAGGCTTGAAGGAGGAAGGCCATGTTTTCGCTCGACGGGATGAACGCGCTGGTGACCGGCGCAAGCGGGGGAATCGGCTCGGCCATCGCGACCGCGCTGGCGAAGCAGGGCGCTCGGGTCGCGCTGTCGGGCTCGAACGGGCAGAAGCTGCGCGGCTTTCGCGAACAATTGCACGAGGAGATCGGAGGCGATCATGTCGAGATCACCTGCGACCTGTCGAACACGACGCAGGTCGAGGAGCTGATCCCCGCGACGCTCGATACGCTGGGAAGCATCGACATCCTCGTCAACAATGCCGGGATCACGCGCGACAACCTCGCCATGCGGATGAAGGACGAGGAATGGGACGATGTCATCCGCGTCGACCTCGAAGCCGCCTTTCGCCTGATGCGCGCCGCTGCCCGTCCGATGATGAAGGCCCGTTTCGGCCGGATCGTCAACATCACCAGCGTCGTCGGCACGACGGGCAATCCGGGCCAGATGAACTATTGCGCCGCCAAGGCGGGTCTTACCGGCATGACCAAGAGTTTCGCGCAGGAAGTGGCTTCGCGCGGCATAACCGCCAATTGCCTCGCTCCCGGTTTCATCCGTTCGGCGATGACGGCGGCGCTCGATGAAAAGCAGACCGACGCGATCAATGCCCGCATCCCGATGGGACGTATGGGCGAGGGTTCGGATATCGGGGCTGCCTGCGTCTACCTTGCCAGCCGCGAGGCCGGCTATGTCACCGGCCAGACGCTCCACGTGAACGGCGGGATGGCGATGACGGGCTAGGAGTCCTGCTGCTCGCGCCCCTTATCCCCAAACGAATCGACCCGCGCGAAGGCATTGATCTTGCCCGGGACACTGACCGCGCTAAGGTTTTCCGGACTGTTCCGGCGCTGGAGGGGCGATTCCGGCTCTCTCCCTGCCACCACGAGACAAGCGATAGGTTCCACAAATGAAGGCTAGGGGCACATGAAGGCTACGATCGAACGCGCGACGCTCCTGCGTTGCCTGTCCCACGTGCAGTCGGTGGTCGAACGCCGCAACACGATCCCGATTCTCTCCAATGTCCTGATCGAGGCCAGCGAAGGCGGCGCGGTCAAGGTGATGGCGACCGACCTCGATCTGCAGGTGGTCGAGACCATGACCGCCGCATCGGTCGACAGCCCGGGCGCGATCACCGTTTCCGCCCATCTCCTGTTCGACATCGCCCGCAAGCTGCCCGACGGCAGCCAGGTCAGCCTCGAGACCGCCGACAACCGGATGGAGGTCAAGGCCGGGCGCAGCCGTTTCAAGCTTCCGACCCTGCCGCGCGACGATTTCCCCGTCATCGTCGAGGGCGACCTGCCGACCAGTTTCGAACTGCCCGCGCGAACGCTCGCCGAACTGATCGACCGCACCCGTTTCGCCATCTCGACCGAGGAAACGCGCTATTACCTCAATGGCATCTTCCTCCACGTCACCGACGAGGACGAGCCGGTGCTGAAAGCCGCCGCGACCGACGGCCACCGCCTCGCCCGCTTCACCATCGCCCGGCCCGAGGGCGCTTCCGGAATGCCCGACGTGATCGTTCCGCGAAAGGCCGTGGGCGAACTCAGGAAGCTGCTCGACGAGGCATTGGACGGCAACGTCCTCGTCGACCTGTCGGCGAGCAAGATCCGCTTCACCCTTGGCGGTGAGGGCGGGGTGGTCCTCACCAGCAAGCTGATCGACGGGACGTTCCCCGATTACAGCCGCGTCATCCCGACCGGGAACGACAAGCTCCTCAAGGTCGATCCCAAGCTGTTCTTCGCCGGCGTCGACCGCGTCGCGACGATCGCCACGGAGAAAACCCGCGCGGTCAAGATGGGCCTCGAACCGGACAAGGTGACGCTTTCGGTCACCTCGCCCGACAACGGCACCGCGACCGAGGAACTGGCTGCCTCCTATGCGAGCGAGAGCTTCGAGATCGGCTTCAACGCCAATTACCTCAAGGACATTCTCGACCAGATCGATGCCGATGAGGTCGAACTGCACCTTGCCGATGCGGGCGCGCCGACATTGATCCGCAAGGATGAAAGCAGCCCCGCGCTCTATGTGCTGATGCCGATGCGGGTGTGATTTCGGGCGCCTCGCGGGTGGGAAAGCCGCCCGCAAGGCTGTAAGGGGTTCTCCGCAAGAGGAGAGCCCATGACCACCACCCGCATCCATGTCCGCAAGGACGCGCTAGAGCGCGCCGAACTCGTCCATGTCGAGCCGATGGACCTTGCCGACGGCGCGGTCCGGCTTGCGATCGAGAGCTTTTCGGTCACTGCCAACAACGTGACCTATGCGGTCGTCGGCGACGGCTTCAAATACTGGGACTTCTTCCCCGCGCCCGACCCCTATGGCATCGTCCCGATGTGGGGCCATGCGCGGGTGGTCGAAAGCAATCATCCCGACATCGCCGTGGGCGAACGGGTCTATGGCTACCTGCCGATGGGAAGCTCGCTCGACATGGTGCCGGGCAAGGTGAGCGCCTCCGGCTTCACCGACATGAGCGAGCATCGCCAGCCGATGAGCCCGGTCTACAACCAGTATTCGCGCCTCGCCGACGATCCCGAGCATGATCCTGCGCGAGAGGCGGAGCGGATGATTTTCGGGCCGCTTTTCCGCACGGGTTTCCTGATCGCCGACTTCATGAAGCGCGAGAACTGGTTCGGCGCTGGCCAGGTGCTTCTCACCAGCGCCTCGTCAAAGACAGCCATGGCCCTTGCCAGCGTGGCGAAGGCGAATTCGCCCGCGATCCGCCGGGTCGGCCTTACCTCGAAGGGGAACGTCGATTTCGTGCGCGCGACCGGGCTTTACGATGACGTGGTCGCCTATGACGAGTTGGAGCAGATGGAGAAACGCGCGAGCGTCGTGGTCGATTTCGCCGGCAATGCCTCGCTGCTGGGCCGGGTCCACGATCATTTCTCCGACGCGCTCGAATACAGCTGCCTCGTCGGCGCGACCCACAAGGAGGCGCGCAGCACCTTTGGCGGGGGCGAGGCAATGACGGGGCCGAAGCCGCAGCTCTTCTTTGCGCCCGACCACATGATCGCCTTCGCCCGCGACCATGGCCGCGAGGAGGCCTCGCGCCTTGTTGCCGAGGCGTGGCGCACCTTTCTGGGCGAGGTCGCGGGCACGGTCGAGATCGACCGGCGCGAAGGCCTTTCCGCCGCGCGCGAGGTGTGGCTCGAAATGGTCGCGGGAAAGGTCGACCCGGCCCGGGGCATCGTGATCGAGCCCTAGGCCAGGGCCTTGCCCGAGCCCGCTATTCGGCCGCTTCGGCGAGTTCGACCCGCTGCGGCCCGCGAACGAGGCCGCCCGGCGTCGTGCCGGTCCACTTTCCGTTCTCGAAGGTCACCTCGCCTGACTTGATCGTGAAGCAATAGCCATCGGCCTTCTGCAGCAACCGCTTGCCGCCTGCGGGCAGGTCGAAGGCGAGCCACGGCTTGCCGAGTTTCAGGGCATCCATGTCGATCACGTTGATGTCGGCGAGATAGCCCGGTGCGATCAGCCCGCGATCCTCGAGCCCGTAGAGAACCGCCGTATCGCGGCACTGACGCTTGATCGCGTGTTCGAGGGCAATGCGCTCGCCCCGGCGGCGCCCCTTGACCCAGTGTTCAAGCATGAAGGTTGGCGAGGCCGCGTCGCAGATCGTCCCGCAATGCGCGCCGCCGTCGGACAGCGAATTGACCGTGTCCTGGGCGAGCTGGAGCGGGTGGAGGAAATCGAGATTGCCGTCGGCGTAGTTCAGGATCGGCAGGTAGATGAAACCGCGCCCGTCATCGCGGCACAGCATGTCATAGGCGTATTCCTGCGGGTCCATCCCGGCCTTCTGGGCGCGGGCATTGACGCTTGCCTCCGGCCCCGGCTCGTAGTCGAAATCGGGGTCCATCTCGTATTGCAGCGCCCAGCCCTGGGTGATGACCATGACCACGCCGAGAATGTCCTTGGGCGCCTCGGTGTAGTCGTTGGGTTCGGACAGGAGCTGTTTCTTGAAAGCCGGATCGAGCAGTTTCGCCTTCTGCTCTTCCCACGAAAGGTCCTTGATCGCCTGCCAGCTCGGGCGGAACGCAAAGGGGTTCACCGTACCCTGCCAGGCCATGATGACGCCGTTTCCGCGCAGAGCGATCTGGGCGACGATGTTCGCGCCGTTGTCGTTTTCCGCGCGCATTTCGGCGATTTGTTCGTCGAGCGGGAGTTCCTTCGCGATCGATTGGAGCGCGGCGAAGGTGACGGGGATACCCGCCTCGCGGCTCAGCTTGCCCATCCAGGAAAACTCGTTCCATTCGCGGTTGAGATCGCTCGCCATTTCGAAAACGGCATGGCCGCCCGCCGCCTTGGCGCGGCCCATGGCGAGGCCGATCGCAACCAGTTCCTCCTCGGTCGCGGTGGTGCCGGGGACAAGTTCGCCGTCGACCGATTTGTGCAGGACGGTGCGCGAGGTGGAAAAGCCGAGGGCGCCCGCGCGAACGCCTTCCTCGACGATCCGGGCCATCTGCTCGATGTCCTCCGGCGTAGGCACGGCGCCGGGCTGTTCGCGCTCGCCCAGCACGTATGCGCGCACCGCGCCGTGGGGCACGTGGGTTGCGACATCGACGGTTCGCGGTAGCTTTTCCAGCGCATCGAGATATTCGGGGAAGGTCTCCCAGTCCCATGTGATCCCTTCTGCAAGGGCCGTGCCGGGAATGTCCTCGACCCCTTCCATCAGGCTGATCAGCCATTCGTGGCGGTCGGGTTTGGCAGGCGCGAAACCGACCCCGCAATTGCCCATCACGACCGTCGTGACGCCGTGCCAGCTCGACGGGGCCATTTCCTGGTCCCAGGTCGCCTGCCCGTCATAATGGGTGTGAATGTCGACGAAGCCGGGGGCGACCACCTTGCCCGCGGCGTCGATTTCCCGCGTGGCCGAACCCTCGATCCGGCCGACGCCGGCGATGAGCCCGTCCTTGACCGCCACGTCGCCGGTGAAGGCCTGCGCCCCGCTGCCGTCGACGATTGTCCCCCCGCGAATGATCAGATCATATTGCGCCATTGTCTCTCTCCCTTATTGGCTGAAATGATGTCGCAAAGCGCGCCTGCCTACAAGGGGGCGATCGCGGACCGGACCTTGGTTGACGAAAGTCATACCCCCTCAAGGAGGACGAAAATGATTGCGAGGCTTGTCGCGGCGGCGGCGCTTGTAGGACTTGCTGGATTGGCCCCGGGCGAATCCAACGCGCGCGGCGGGTGGCGGCTGGTGCCGGAAACCTCGCTTTCGGCCATGCTCGACTGCCTCGAGGCGGAAGGGCGCACGCTGGTGTCCGCGCATCGCGGCGGGCCTTCGCCGGGCCTTCCCGAAAACGCCATCGCGACGATGGACGCGGTGCTGACGGCGATCCCGGCGGTGATGGAAGTCGATGTCGCGCAGAGCGCGGACGGCGTCCTCTTCCTGCTTCACGACGACAGGCTGGACCGGACCACTACGGGCGAGGGGGTCGCTGCGGAAAAGCCGTGGGCGGATCTTGCCGCGCTCCGCCTCACCGACGGCGCGGGCTGGGTCACGCCCTATGGCATCCCCACGCTTGCCAAGGCGCTCGACTGGGCGAAGGGCCGCACCGTGCTCCAGCTCGATTTCAAGCGCTCCGCCCCTCACGAGGCCGTGATCGACATGGTGCGCGAAAAGGGCATGGAGGACAGCGTCATCCTGATCGCCTATTCCGTGCCTGCCGCGAAAAAGCTCCACGACCTCGCCCCCGAAGCCATGATCTCGCTATCGGTCGAAAGCCCCGGCGCTCTCGCCGAGGCGGTTGCCGCGGGCATCCCGGCGGAACGCATCATCGCCTTCACCGGCACGCGGCTGGCGCGGCCCGATCTCTACGCGGCGCTGGACGAGGCGGATGTCGAGGTGATCTTCGGCACGCTGGGCCGCTCGCCGAACTCGATCGACAACGTGATCGCGCGCTTCGGGACGGACGAACGCTATGCCGAATTGTCGCAGGGGGGCGTCGACGTGATCGCCACCGACCGCCCGCGCGAAGCGGCCGCCGCTCTGGCCGCAGCGGAGCGGCTGCCCGAGGCGGGAGTGTGCGGGGTGGAACAGGGCGGATAATCTGCGCGGACAAATGCAAGCGCCGCCGGCAAACCCATGAGGCAGGGCAGGTTTTTCTCGACAGGGCGGGGCGGGGCAACGGTGCGTCGCGCTTTAGCGCCGTGCGATTTGACGATCGATCCGGCTGCGTTTAGTTTTTTGCAATATAACAAGGGGGATGAGAATGTCGAAGAGAAGCCGCCGCCCAGTGACGGGTCGTCTCGCGCTGCTGTTCGGCGCCTTGGCCATGGGCATCGCACCCCTTCCGGCACACGCGCAGCTTGAGAGCATCGTGCGCGATGGCGTGCGCGGGGCTCAATCGGTCGAAACCTGCGAGGATGGCGAAAAGGCAGATACCGGGCGCAAGGTTCTCGGGGGCATCCTGGGCGGCCTTGCGCGCAGGACGGCCCGCAAGGCGCGCCTGCCCAGCTTTACCCCGGTCGCGGAATTCTCGGGCGAGCTCACCACCGCGATCGCCTGTAAGCTCGATCCCGAAGAACAGAAACAGGCCGCCGAGGCGACCATCAACGCGACCCGCGGCTCCGAGACCGAACTTCGCCCCGCAGTCGGATCGAGCGCTTCTTGGGAATCCGAAAGCCGGGACGCGGTCAGCGGCACCTCGACCGTTACCGGGGTCGAGGAGCTCAGCGAAGATGCCGACTGCATCACCGTCACCGACGTCGTGATCGTGAAAGGCGAGGAAACCCGCGCCGAAAAGCGCATGTGCCGGCCTCCGGGATCGGCACGCTATTCGATCGTCGCGTGATCATGCGACCCCATCGCCTCCTGTTCCGCCCGTTCGCCGCGATCGCGGCGGCAGCCATGCTGGTGGGTGCGGGCGAGATGGATCCCGACAATCCCACCTGCCCGGCCGAGCCTGACTGGGGTCCCGCCGAGCGCATGACGCTGACCCCCGCTGACCGGGACGGCAAGCGCGTACTGCTTGCCGAAGGCGTGATCGATTTCACCTTGCCCCGGCGGCTGAGGGAGGCGATCGAAGCCGACGAAAGGATTTCGGAAATATGGCTGCGCTCGC is part of the Erythrobacter litoralis genome and encodes:
- a CDS encoding LD-carboxypeptidase, with product MTNIAICAPATPITRDHARALKELVAAEFPQHRVHFHEQCFMQAGHFAGDDLARLTAFVECANDPDFDVVWFAKGGYGSNRIAEAAMVRMNAAARAKTFVGFSDCGYLLAALYKAGVGQCVHGSMPVSARSERGREAVRRVMRWIGGDTSGVEPSLDGTTPAVAFNLITLAMVAGTPMMPDLSGHVVMVEEVSEHLYAVDRLFFHLAGTLPRIAGLRLGAITDVPENYVEFGQSPEEIARYWCDRAGIRYLGRAEIGHTPANRVVPFGLASPPSGS
- the fabD gene encoding ACP S-malonyltransferase gives rise to the protein MRAFVFPGQGSQKVGMGKDLAEASPAAREVFEEVNEALLQNLSGMMAEGPEDELTLTQNAQPAIMANSIAVLRVLEREFGVRIADHASCVAGHSLGEYSALCAVGAFDLATTARLLKLRGRSMQAAVPVGEGTMAALLGADIESARALAEAAAGEGEVCEIANDNDPTQVVISGHRAAIERAVGMVKEHGIKRGILLPVSAPFHCSLMQPAADRMADALSHTPPAAMALPVYANVTAGRVEDSEEERALLVEQVTGRVRWRESVMAMREDGVESFVELGGKVLVPMIGRIDKEAETVSLISMEDCENFAKSLG
- the fabG gene encoding 3-oxoacyl-[acyl-carrier-protein] reductase, producing MFSLDGMNALVTGASGGIGSAIATALAKQGARVALSGSNGQKLRGFREQLHEEIGGDHVEITCDLSNTTQVEELIPATLDTLGSIDILVNNAGITRDNLAMRMKDEEWDDVIRVDLEAAFRLMRAAARPMMKARFGRIVNITSVVGTTGNPGQMNYCAAKAGLTGMTKSFAQEVASRGITANCLAPGFIRSAMTAALDEKQTDAINARIPMGRMGEGSDIGAACVYLASREAGYVTGQTLHVNGGMAMTG
- the dnaN gene encoding DNA polymerase III subunit beta → MKATIERATLLRCLSHVQSVVERRNTIPILSNVLIEASEGGAVKVMATDLDLQVVETMTAASVDSPGAITVSAHLLFDIARKLPDGSQVSLETADNRMEVKAGRSRFKLPTLPRDDFPVIVEGDLPTSFELPARTLAELIDRTRFAISTEETRYYLNGIFLHVTDEDEPVLKAAATDGHRLARFTIARPEGASGMPDVIVPRKAVGELRKLLDEALDGNVLVDLSASKIRFTLGGEGGVVLTSKLIDGTFPDYSRVIPTGNDKLLKVDPKLFFAGVDRVATIATEKTRAVKMGLEPDKVTLSVTSPDNGTATEELAASYASESFEIGFNANYLKDILDQIDADEVELHLADAGAPTLIRKDESSPALYVLMPMRV
- a CDS encoding DUF2855 family protein, encoding MTTTRIHVRKDALERAELVHVEPMDLADGAVRLAIESFSVTANNVTYAVVGDGFKYWDFFPAPDPYGIVPMWGHARVVESNHPDIAVGERVYGYLPMGSSLDMVPGKVSASGFTDMSEHRQPMSPVYNQYSRLADDPEHDPAREAERMIFGPLFRTGFLIADFMKRENWFGAGQVLLTSASSKTAMALASVAKANSPAIRRVGLTSKGNVDFVRATGLYDDVVAYDELEQMEKRASVVVDFAGNASLLGRVHDHFSDALEYSCLVGATHKEARSTFGGGEAMTGPKPQLFFAPDHMIAFARDHGREEASRLVAEAWRTFLGEVAGTVEIDRREGLSAAREVWLEMVAGKVDPARGIVIEP
- a CDS encoding N-acyl-D-amino-acid deacylase family protein; translated protein: MAQYDLIIRGGTIVDGSGAQAFTGDVAVKDGLIAGVGRIEGSATREIDAAGKVVAPGFVDIHTHYDGQATWDQEMAPSSWHGVTTVVMGNCGVGFAPAKPDRHEWLISLMEGVEDIPGTALAEGITWDWETFPEYLDALEKLPRTVDVATHVPHGAVRAYVLGEREQPGAVPTPEDIEQMARIVEEGVRAGALGFSTSRTVLHKSVDGELVPGTTATEEELVAIGLAMGRAKAAGGHAVFEMASDLNREWNEFSWMGKLSREAGIPVTFAALQSIAKELPLDEQIAEMRAENDNGANIVAQIALRGNGVIMAWQGTVNPFAFRPSWQAIKDLSWEEQKAKLLDPAFKKQLLSEPNDYTEAPKDILGVVMVITQGWALQYEMDPDFDYEPGPEASVNARAQKAGMDPQEYAYDMLCRDDGRGFIYLPILNYADGNLDFLHPLQLAQDTVNSLSDGGAHCGTICDAASPTFMLEHWVKGRRRGERIALEHAIKRQCRDTAVLYGLEDRGLIAPGYLADINVIDMDALKLGKPWLAFDLPAGGKRLLQKADGYCFTIKSGEVTFENGKWTGTTPGGLVRGPQRVELAEAAE
- a CDS encoding glycerophosphodiester phosphodiesterase family protein: MIARLVAAAALVGLAGLAPGESNARGGWRLVPETSLSAMLDCLEAEGRTLVSAHRGGPSPGLPENAIATMDAVLTAIPAVMEVDVAQSADGVLFLLHDDRLDRTTTGEGVAAEKPWADLAALRLTDGAGWVTPYGIPTLAKALDWAKGRTVLQLDFKRSAPHEAVIDMVREKGMEDSVILIAYSVPAAKKLHDLAPEAMISLSVESPGALAEAVAAGIPAERIIAFTGTRLARPDLYAALDEADVEVIFGTLGRSPNSIDNVIARFGTDERYAELSQGGVDVIATDRPREAAAALAAAERLPEAGVCGVEQGG